Below is a genomic region from Novipirellula caenicola.
ACACCGCGTCCAGTGGAGAGCCTCATTTGTGTCGGGGAACGTCGGTCGTCAGCGGGCACGGCCAATAGGATGTCCATTTGTAAACGCCATACGCCGTGCTCCGGGCGAGTAGAACGGAGTCTCTCGGATGTTAGGATACGCTTTGTGTTCACGGTTTGCCACGGATTTCTCCTTTGTGGTGCCACAATATTTGATCCTTGTCCAATTGATCACCGACCCCTCTAAGAACCGGACTGGCGCCGCCGGCTCCCAGCCCACACCTCGCACCTGGCATCACTTCGCACTCTTCAATCGCGATCAAGTCCGCGTCACCAGCACTTGCCCCGTGGAAATCCATCTGATTCGCAGCGAATACCGCTCGCAAACACTGGCCCGCAAATCACGCCAATCACCGCGAATGAACATCTCACCGTCCAATGGTCGACGCGACTTAGCCACCACGAATGCAGTTAGACGCTAGCTTCGCAAATGATCAACCCCCAGGCAAAAACATGGGTGACAAAAAGATGAAGGCAGAACGATGAGGCACAAGATTCTTCGTCCTAAAAATCTTTCTGTCGCAACAATCTTTCTGTCTTACATTCGCCATCACCTGCCGCGCACTCCTTCACTCCTTCACTCCTTCACTCCTTCACTCCTCACTCCTCACTCCTCACTCCTCACTCCTCACTCCTCACTCCTCACTCCTCACTCCCACCCGCTCGTCTTCAGACCATGTCCAATCCACAACATGTGCCCCATGGTTCCCCAGATTGCTGTAACGGGATATCGCTAACCACGGCGGTTGACGTGGATCCAATCATAGCGAGCGCAACGACCGCCAGTAAATCCGTTTGCAGACGCTCCATCATGCATGAAGACCGTCTGAATCGCCGAAACGACCGCGATCAAGTCATCATCGCCAGCCAGCAAACAGTACGGATCAGGTGACACGCGTGGACATGCGTGCCATTACCTACCAGCCCTGCCGCGTGCTCGCCTGCTTCGGATGGTTCTGGCTAAACGGCTGGAACAACGCAGGTGCCCCATTCTCACCAGAGCCCAAAAGTGCGCCCATGTCCGGTGCCCGCAGCAACACTCTTGGCAGAGAACATGGAACCACAGATAAACGCAAATGGACGCAGAGCTTTAAATGGATGAATCTGTGTTCATCCGCGTTCATCTGTGGTTGGCTAAGTTATTGAGCCGAGAACCCCAGTGATCGACCACGCGGCAAGCCAGACTGAAGAACAATCGCCACTGGAGACAGACACCGAACTCCGCGGGCAACACGCGGTAGCTGCCACGTCGAAGGCCCACAACCCCATTCCGCCACGCCCGCTCTTCCGCCAGTTGTTGATGGGGTTTGCGCAGGAGCAAACGGAGACAACAGAGTTCCAGTCGGCAATCCCACCGTTGACTCCGTTCCCTCCAGCGAGCCGCTGCACGGACCACCGAGTGATCTATCGTCGCGGACCAGCGCGGGAAAAGGCAAGCTAAACGACGCGGCTTACGATCGTTCGCACCGTCAAAAACCAAGCGTCACCAGGAGTGCGGTCGCAGACGGTCTGCGCAGCATCGCGAAACACAAGGCCCGCAGCCTCACTGGCAGACAATCTGGAAACGCACAGAGCGGCCCATTTGCTGGCTGCAACTCGGCACCCCGAGCCACCTCCGCCACCATCATCAGTCCTGCGGTCACGCGACAAGAAAGCAAAAGCCTTCGTAAATTCTCTGGGTGATCGCTGAATCTTCAAAGCGTTCCACCGGCCTTCTTGAACCAAGGCCTTGAACATCGGCTCCGCTCGTGCCTCGCTCCGCGATGTCAAAGCCTTCATTGTTATCTACTCAATGTACTGCTCGCACGTGCGAATGAACCCGTCGAGTCCCTGTTCGGCCAATTCTTGTATCGTATCGGTTTCGTGATCCCAGTAGCAGATCAGGCCAAAGGAGTCGTCTCCATCTGTGTTTCGACGATAGCCAAAGAATCCGCCCATCCCGTCACCAGCGAAGAAAAACAAATCCTGGCTGTTTGGATATAGCTGTTGGTATTCGGCGTCTTCCCATTCATCAATCACGGATTGAAAAGTGTATCCGTCGCGGGATTCGACAGAGAAGATGGAGACCATATCACCAACTGGTGCCCCATCTGTTTCGCGCAGAAGGTCAGACAGTTCGTCAGGAATCGCCCCGTTCCGTTGAATGAATTCGGCGA
It encodes:
- a CDS encoding SMI1/KNR4 family protein, which codes for MQYKDLITATYGETDFNPPVSASALAEFIQRNGAIPDELSDLLRETDGAPVGDMVSIFSVESRDGYTFQSVIDEWEDAEYQQLYPNSQDLFFFAGDGMGGFFGYRRNTDGDDSFGLICYWDHETDTIQELAEQGLDGFIRTCEQYIE